One window of Microtus pennsylvanicus isolate mMicPen1 chromosome X, mMicPen1.hap1, whole genome shotgun sequence genomic DNA carries:
- the Usp26 gene encoding ubiquitin carboxyl-terminal hydrolase 26, which produces MDSILIHAQIQMWCAKAGMSKPRAAFIETIMGKQEAKLQLYFSTGKIKALQLNNNIKSVVLRTYGEDQNYLNLTFKNNDFLFVENLTTIYARQLKKFLDRVHQRNLRASRRNNKERSGGPSTSTQELDVSLRREVRAEPNSKCFKSAKKSGAPVLDEMPLSSSSSTTPNSAGVSEKQLVKKKRSSRNSEKKATENIRQGNSKKSEAKSVVSVHDNKEKERDLREAEKSKPGFGFSSETNNPEESDLSVRDIYDLLTKLFSPFLLEPCSMAKGIEWHEYIKTLLLYPEKAWQGLPNVGNTCYINVVLQSLCAVPLFVNELFNQGFPWIRPPRDDFNMHLMQLLVLKDIYNAKTRETLLINFTKVLPQFGEIFTADRQNDAHEFLSLCLVQLKEAVQKLTVLWQAENESGRNSLLRQIFANHDIIDKIPFCPVANNFEFELMRSIFCKACGLVVHRKEPGSYLSISIPQGLKGLNLSIQSSFDLFFKAEELEHRCERCMHNRSMAVHKFGRLPRVIIIHLKRYSFSESRVVKKDEQHVIISKILKLSYHCNENTKPPQPISQNAHVKDFDLLKPLQELGSEILKESFNSMMTSGPKDSSTVNKSSNKESEAQNVRRVSNVLSGKVKQEDQGKGATQNVSGSKLTKETKKHKKTCTSSELDSGSFSKATKDNDLRIPERSLKYQQVQKRQEQRNGKQTSREAVTQSHPKPSSQEQIGCFSKPAESHTQSGNVKLQGSLDSSKNLGSKDSSGKKTKLRGKVEPQTVEPKEDNYYRLINIISHIGNSPHGGHYINDAFDFRKKNWFTYSDPHVTKIQEELMQKARLSTGYVFFYMHNEIFEELLAKESQASKMS; this is translated from the coding sequence ATGGATTCCATATTGATTCACGCTCAAATCCAAATGTGGTGTGCAAAGGCAGGAATGTCTAAGCCACGAGCTGCGTTCATTGAAACAATAATGGGAAAACAGGAAGCTAAACTTCAGCTCTATTTTAGCACTGGGAAGATCAAAGCTTTGCAGCTAAACAATAATATTAAAAGTGTGGTCCTTAGAACCTATGGTGAAGACCAGAATTAcctaaatttaacttttaaaaataacgaTTTCTTGTTTGTTGAGAACCTAACCACCATATATGCCAGACAACTGAAGAAATTCCTAGATAGAGTTCATCAAAGAAATCTTCGGGCATCCCGGAGAAATAATAAGGAGAGATCTGGTGGTCCTAGCACAAGCACCCAGGAGTTAGATGTCTCTTTACGACGGGAAGTTCGTGCAGAACCAAACAGTAAGTGCTTCAAATCAGCCAAAAAAAGTGGAGCACCAGTGCTTGATGAGATGCCTTTGTCTTCATCTTCATCAACCACACCTAATAGCGCAGGGGTCTCAGAAAAACAActtgtaaagaagaaaagatcCTCACGTAATTCAGAAAAGAAGGCAACAGAGAACATCCGACAGGGCAACAGTAAGAAATCTGAGGCAAAGTCAGTGGTGTCTGTAcatgataataaagaaaaagaaagggatttAAGAGAGGCAGAAAAGAGTAAACCAGGATTTGGCTTTTCATCTGAGACCAACAATCCCGAGGAGTCTGATTTGAGTGTTCGTGATATTTATGATCTCCTTACAAAATTATTTTCGCCATTTCTGTTGGAACCATGCTCTATGGCGAAAGGCATAGAGTGGCATGAGTATATAAAGACACTCTTACTGTACCCAGAAAAAGCATGGCAAGGCCTGCCCAATGTGGGAAATACCTGTTATATAAACGTAGTATTACAGTCTCTGTGCGCAGTTCCACTGTTTGTTAATGAGTTGTTCAATCAGGGTTTCCCATGGATTAGACCTCCCAGAGATGATTTTAACATGCACTTGATGCAACTTCTGGTTCTGAAAGATATTTACAATGCAAAAACTAGGGAGACGTTACTTATAAATTTTACAAAAGTCCTTCCACAATTTGGAGAGATATTCACTGCTGACAGGCAGAATGACGCGCATGAGTTTTTAagtctctgtttagttcagttgAAGGAAGCTGTTCAAAAATTAACCGTATTGTGGCAAGCTGAAAATGAATCTGGGAGAAATAGTTTACTTAGACAGATTTTTGCTAACCATGATATTATCGACAAAATACCTTTTTGTCCTGTTGCCAATAATTTCGAATTTGAGTTGATGAGATCTATTTTTTGTAAAGCTTGTGGCCTGGTTGTTCACAGGAAAGAACCGGGTAGTTATCTCTCCATCAGCATTCCTCAAGGATTGAAAGGTCTCAACTTGTCTATCCAATCcagttttgatcttttttttaaagcagaagaaCTTGAACATAGATGCGAAAGGTGTATGCACAACAGATCTATGGCAGTGCATAAGTTTGGCCGCCTACCCAGGGTTATTATTATTCACCTTAAACGCTATAGCTTTAGTGAGTCACGGGTAGTGAAGAAGGATGAGCAACACGTCATTATTTCCAAAATTTTAAAGCTGTCTTATCATtgcaatgaaaacacaaagccaCCTCAGCCCATTAGCCAAAATGCACATGTTAAAGATTTTGACTTACTAAAACCCCTTCAAGAGTTGGGTTCCGAAATACTCAAAGAGTCATTTAATTCAATGATGACCTCAGGACCCAAGGATTCCTCAACTGTAAACAAAAGCTCAAACAAGGAGTCAGAAGCACAAAATGTAAGGAGAGTCTCTAACGTGTTGAGTGGGAaagtgaagcaggaagatcagggaaAGGGTGCCACACAAAATGTAAGTGGGTCAAAATTGACAAAGGAgacaaagaaacacaagaaaacatgTACATCTAGTGAGTTAGATTCTGGTAGCTTCAGCAAGGCTACTAAAGATAACGATCTCAGAATTCCAGAAAGATCCCTAAAGTACCAACAGGTTCAAAAACGTCAGGAACAGAGAAATGGTAAACAGACCTCCCGAGAGGCAGTTACTCAGAGCCATCCAAAACCAAGCTCCCAGGAACAAATAGGTTGCTTCAGTAAACCTGCCGAGTCACATACCCAGAGTGGCAATGTGAAGTTACAGGGCTCACTAGACTCCAGTAAGAACTTAGGAAGCAAAGATAGTTCAGGTAAGAAGACAAAGCTAAGAGGCAAGGTGGAACCCCAAACAGTTGAGCCAAAAGAAGACAATTATTACAGGCTCATTAATATTATCAGTCATATTGGGAACAGTCCCCATGGAGGCCACTATATCAATGATGCCTTTGACTTCAGGAAGAAGAATTGGTTCACTTATAGTGATCCGCATGTGACAAAAATACAAGAGGAGCTTATGCAGAAGGCTAGGCTTTCCACTGGGTATGTCTTCTTTTATATGCATAATGAGATCTTCGAAGAGCTCTTGGCAAAGGAATCTCAGGCTTCTAAAATGTCATAG